A genomic region of Ammospiza nelsoni isolate bAmmNel1 chromosome 3, bAmmNel1.pri, whole genome shotgun sequence contains the following coding sequences:
- the ZNF512 gene encoding zinc finger protein 512 isoform X1 has protein sequence MRGGSSGGGSDTRTGHHRQQKLKKSLGNKKSKPAEEVEAAVVGVNSDSEDTVTTISPASPVNGSAEPRSKRTIRRPAYWLEMRGMKNSVSKSSEKKGEVLLKGKRKSEQREGKDVKDSPKKKQKISGKNQQTGTKQNSRTKHHSVRKEPETYDAGSMEEQWSLEIQDKGRVTCPTCRAVVRKTVEGLKKHMLNCRKEMFTCQHCGKQLKSSAGMKYHVMADHNNQPIMKEGEEVDEQLERERLRKVLKRMGKLKCAREGCTGSFTSIMGYLYHIKKCGKAASELEKMAMKCHHCGKAYRSKAGLVYHLRSKHGPVTFLHEERTENLKEMKREQNSAGRVQRRSAKVAIYYLHELAGEELAKEWPKRKVLQDLIPDDRKLKYTRPGLPTFSQDVLCKWKTEIKMYRRVHCPNQGCESVYGSVSGLKSHLGTCTLGDFVAGKYKCLLCEKEFTSESGVKYHINSVHAEDWFDVNTTTTKSFQKLIKIRQREEQKKQRKKRPLSRGRKKRAGSLAAKKLPAVGADKTRSKRGRPPRAHNESTGSEEGAPQVAQKAEVPKTSRKRGRSKSLEDEKE, from the exons ATGCGGGGCGGTAGTAGCGGCGGAGGCTCG GACACCAGGACTGGACATCACAGACAGCAGAAGCTCAAGAAGTCCTTAGGAAATAAAAA GTCTAAGCCAGCTGAGGAGGTGGAAGCTGCTGTGGTGGGAGTGAACAGTGACTCTGAGGACACAGTCACCACCATCTCCCCGGCCTCCCCAGTGAACGGGAGCGCCGAGCCCAGGAGCAAGCGCACCATTCGCAGGCCTGCTTACTGGCTGGAAATGAGAGGGATGAAAAACAGCGTGAGcaaatcttcagaaaaaaaag GAGAAGTACTGTTGAAAGGCAAGAGGAAATCTGAGCAAAGGGAAGGCAAAGATGTTAAAGACTCTCccaagaagaagcagaagattTCGG GGAAAAACCAACAAactggaacaaaacaaaactccagAACGAAACACCACAGTGTTCGGAAAGAGCCAGAAACCTATGACGCAG GTAGCATGGAAGAGCAGTGGTCTCTAGAGATTCAGGACAAAGGCCGAGTTACCTGTCCCACGTGCCGGGCTGTGGTGAGGAAGACTGTAGAAGGGCTGAAGAAACATATGCTGAATTGCAGGAAG GAAATGTTCACGTGTCAGCACTGCGGGAAGCAGCTGAAGTCTTCAGCAGGGATGAAATACCACGTCATGGCAGACCATAACAATCAG CCAATTATGAAGGAGGGAGAAGAAGTGGATGAGCAGCTTGAGCGAGAGCGCCTTCGGAAAGTTCTGAAGCGAATGGGAAAACTGAAGTGTGCAAGGGAG ggctgcacaggcagcTTCACCAGCATAATGGGATACCTATATCATATTAAAAAATGTGGGAAGGCTGCTTCTGAGCTGGAGAAAATGGCTATGAAGTGCCATCACTGTGGGAAAGCCTACAGATCAAAGGCAGGACTTGTCTACCACCTGCGATCGAAGCATGGGCCA GTCACCTTCCTCCATGAGGAGAGAACAGAGAACCTGAAAGAAATGAAACGGGAGCAAAACAGCGCAGGCAGAGTGCAGAGGAGATCTGCAAAGGTGGCAATCTACTATCTCCATGAgctggcaggagaggagctggccAAAGAGTGGCCCAAAAGAAAAGTTCTGCAGGACTTGATTCCTGATGACCGGAAG CTGAAATACACTCGTCCTGGACTGCCCACGTTCAGTCAAGATGTGCTGTGCAAATGGAAAACGGAGATAAAGATGTACCGAAGAGTCCACTGCCCAAATCAG gGTTGTGAATCTGTGTATGGCAGTGTCTCAGGACTCAAGTCTCACCTTGGCACATGTACCTTG GGAGACTTTGTGGCTGGTAAATACAAGTGTCTCCTGTGTGAGAAGGAGTTCACTTCAGAGAGTGGGGTCAAATATCACATCAACTCTGTGCACGCTGAG GACTGGTTTGATGTGAATACCACGACCACCAAAAGCTTTCAGAAGCTAATCAAAATTCGCCAAAGGGAAGAGCAGAAGAAGCAGCGGAAGAAACGTCCTTTGAGCAGGGGCAGAAAGAAGCGAGCCGGCAGCCTGGCTGCCAAGAAGCTCCCTGCTGTTGGAGCTGATAAAACGAGGAGTAAGAGAGGTCGCCCACCACGAGCACACAACGAGAGCACGGGCAGTGAGGAAGGGGCACCCCAAGTTGCACAGAAAGCTGAAGTTCCAAAAACCAGCCGCAAGCGAGGCCGAAGTAAATCCCTAGAAGACGAAAAGGAGTAA
- the ZNF512 gene encoding zinc finger protein 512 isoform X3, protein MRGMKNSVSKSSEKKGEVLLKGKRKSEQREGKDVKDSPKKKQKISGKNQQTGTKQNSRTKHHSVRKEPETYDAGSMEEQWSLEIQDKGRVTCPTCRAVVRKTVEGLKKHMLNCRKEMFTCQHCGKQLKSSAGMKYHVMADHNNQPIMKEGEEVDEQLERERLRKVLKRMGKLKCAREGCTGSFTSIMGYLYHIKKCGKAASELEKMAMKCHHCGKAYRSKAGLVYHLRSKHGPVTFLHEERTENLKEMKREQNSAGRVQRRSAKVAIYYLHELAGEELAKEWPKRKVLQDLIPDDRKLKYTRPGLPTFSQDVLCKWKTEIKMYRRVHCPNQGCESVYGSVSGLKSHLGTCTLGDFVAGKYKCLLCEKEFTSESGVKYHINSVHAEDWFDVNTTTTKSFQKLIKIRQREEQKKQRKKRPLSRGRKKRAGSLAAKKLPAVGADKTRSKRGRPPRAHNESTGSEEGAPQVAQKAEVPKTSRKRGRSKSLEDEKE, encoded by the exons ATGAGAGGGATGAAAAACAGCGTGAGcaaatcttcagaaaaaaaag GAGAAGTACTGTTGAAAGGCAAGAGGAAATCTGAGCAAAGGGAAGGCAAAGATGTTAAAGACTCTCccaagaagaagcagaagattTCGG GGAAAAACCAACAAactggaacaaaacaaaactccagAACGAAACACCACAGTGTTCGGAAAGAGCCAGAAACCTATGACGCAG GTAGCATGGAAGAGCAGTGGTCTCTAGAGATTCAGGACAAAGGCCGAGTTACCTGTCCCACGTGCCGGGCTGTGGTGAGGAAGACTGTAGAAGGGCTGAAGAAACATATGCTGAATTGCAGGAAG GAAATGTTCACGTGTCAGCACTGCGGGAAGCAGCTGAAGTCTTCAGCAGGGATGAAATACCACGTCATGGCAGACCATAACAATCAG CCAATTATGAAGGAGGGAGAAGAAGTGGATGAGCAGCTTGAGCGAGAGCGCCTTCGGAAAGTTCTGAAGCGAATGGGAAAACTGAAGTGTGCAAGGGAG ggctgcacaggcagcTTCACCAGCATAATGGGATACCTATATCATATTAAAAAATGTGGGAAGGCTGCTTCTGAGCTGGAGAAAATGGCTATGAAGTGCCATCACTGTGGGAAAGCCTACAGATCAAAGGCAGGACTTGTCTACCACCTGCGATCGAAGCATGGGCCA GTCACCTTCCTCCATGAGGAGAGAACAGAGAACCTGAAAGAAATGAAACGGGAGCAAAACAGCGCAGGCAGAGTGCAGAGGAGATCTGCAAAGGTGGCAATCTACTATCTCCATGAgctggcaggagaggagctggccAAAGAGTGGCCCAAAAGAAAAGTTCTGCAGGACTTGATTCCTGATGACCGGAAG CTGAAATACACTCGTCCTGGACTGCCCACGTTCAGTCAAGATGTGCTGTGCAAATGGAAAACGGAGATAAAGATGTACCGAAGAGTCCACTGCCCAAATCAG gGTTGTGAATCTGTGTATGGCAGTGTCTCAGGACTCAAGTCTCACCTTGGCACATGTACCTTG GGAGACTTTGTGGCTGGTAAATACAAGTGTCTCCTGTGTGAGAAGGAGTTCACTTCAGAGAGTGGGGTCAAATATCACATCAACTCTGTGCACGCTGAG GACTGGTTTGATGTGAATACCACGACCACCAAAAGCTTTCAGAAGCTAATCAAAATTCGCCAAAGGGAAGAGCAGAAGAAGCAGCGGAAGAAACGTCCTTTGAGCAGGGGCAGAAAGAAGCGAGCCGGCAGCCTGGCTGCCAAGAAGCTCCCTGCTGTTGGAGCTGATAAAACGAGGAGTAAGAGAGGTCGCCCACCACGAGCACACAACGAGAGCACGGGCAGTGAGGAAGGGGCACCCCAAGTTGCACAGAAAGCTGAAGTTCCAAAAACCAGCCGCAAGCGAGGCCGAAGTAAATCCCTAGAAGACGAAAAGGAGTAA
- the ZNF512 gene encoding zinc finger protein 512 isoform X2, translated as MRGGSSGGGSDTRTGHHRQQKLKKSLGNKKSKPAEEVEAAVVGVNSDSEDTVTTISPASPVNGSAEPRSKRTIRRPAYWLEMRGMKNSVSKSSEKKGKNQQTGTKQNSRTKHHSVRKEPETYDAGSMEEQWSLEIQDKGRVTCPTCRAVVRKTVEGLKKHMLNCRKEMFTCQHCGKQLKSSAGMKYHVMADHNNQPIMKEGEEVDEQLERERLRKVLKRMGKLKCAREGCTGSFTSIMGYLYHIKKCGKAASELEKMAMKCHHCGKAYRSKAGLVYHLRSKHGPVTFLHEERTENLKEMKREQNSAGRVQRRSAKVAIYYLHELAGEELAKEWPKRKVLQDLIPDDRKLKYTRPGLPTFSQDVLCKWKTEIKMYRRVHCPNQGCESVYGSVSGLKSHLGTCTLGDFVAGKYKCLLCEKEFTSESGVKYHINSVHAEDWFDVNTTTTKSFQKLIKIRQREEQKKQRKKRPLSRGRKKRAGSLAAKKLPAVGADKTRSKRGRPPRAHNESTGSEEGAPQVAQKAEVPKTSRKRGRSKSLEDEKE; from the exons ATGCGGGGCGGTAGTAGCGGCGGAGGCTCG GACACCAGGACTGGACATCACAGACAGCAGAAGCTCAAGAAGTCCTTAGGAAATAAAAA GTCTAAGCCAGCTGAGGAGGTGGAAGCTGCTGTGGTGGGAGTGAACAGTGACTCTGAGGACACAGTCACCACCATCTCCCCGGCCTCCCCAGTGAACGGGAGCGCCGAGCCCAGGAGCAAGCGCACCATTCGCAGGCCTGCTTACTGGCTGGAAATGAGAGGGATGAAAAACAGCGTGAGcaaatcttcagaaaaaaaag GGAAAAACCAACAAactggaacaaaacaaaactccagAACGAAACACCACAGTGTTCGGAAAGAGCCAGAAACCTATGACGCAG GTAGCATGGAAGAGCAGTGGTCTCTAGAGATTCAGGACAAAGGCCGAGTTACCTGTCCCACGTGCCGGGCTGTGGTGAGGAAGACTGTAGAAGGGCTGAAGAAACATATGCTGAATTGCAGGAAG GAAATGTTCACGTGTCAGCACTGCGGGAAGCAGCTGAAGTCTTCAGCAGGGATGAAATACCACGTCATGGCAGACCATAACAATCAG CCAATTATGAAGGAGGGAGAAGAAGTGGATGAGCAGCTTGAGCGAGAGCGCCTTCGGAAAGTTCTGAAGCGAATGGGAAAACTGAAGTGTGCAAGGGAG ggctgcacaggcagcTTCACCAGCATAATGGGATACCTATATCATATTAAAAAATGTGGGAAGGCTGCTTCTGAGCTGGAGAAAATGGCTATGAAGTGCCATCACTGTGGGAAAGCCTACAGATCAAAGGCAGGACTTGTCTACCACCTGCGATCGAAGCATGGGCCA GTCACCTTCCTCCATGAGGAGAGAACAGAGAACCTGAAAGAAATGAAACGGGAGCAAAACAGCGCAGGCAGAGTGCAGAGGAGATCTGCAAAGGTGGCAATCTACTATCTCCATGAgctggcaggagaggagctggccAAAGAGTGGCCCAAAAGAAAAGTTCTGCAGGACTTGATTCCTGATGACCGGAAG CTGAAATACACTCGTCCTGGACTGCCCACGTTCAGTCAAGATGTGCTGTGCAAATGGAAAACGGAGATAAAGATGTACCGAAGAGTCCACTGCCCAAATCAG gGTTGTGAATCTGTGTATGGCAGTGTCTCAGGACTCAAGTCTCACCTTGGCACATGTACCTTG GGAGACTTTGTGGCTGGTAAATACAAGTGTCTCCTGTGTGAGAAGGAGTTCACTTCAGAGAGTGGGGTCAAATATCACATCAACTCTGTGCACGCTGAG GACTGGTTTGATGTGAATACCACGACCACCAAAAGCTTTCAGAAGCTAATCAAAATTCGCCAAAGGGAAGAGCAGAAGAAGCAGCGGAAGAAACGTCCTTTGAGCAGGGGCAGAAAGAAGCGAGCCGGCAGCCTGGCTGCCAAGAAGCTCCCTGCTGTTGGAGCTGATAAAACGAGGAGTAAGAGAGGTCGCCCACCACGAGCACACAACGAGAGCACGGGCAGTGAGGAAGGGGCACCCCAAGTTGCACAGAAAGCTGAAGTTCCAAAAACCAGCCGCAAGCGAGGCCGAAGTAAATCCCTAGAAGACGAAAAGGAGTAA